In one window of Meiothermus sp. DNA:
- a CDS encoding helix-turn-helix domain-containing protein, with protein sequence MIKSAEKPLEAVLELLGQRGVYTILRSLRSGSLRFGALQQVTALPPRTLSLRLKELEELDLISRTEHHEVPPRVDYALTERGRGLEPALEALAQWQDKVT encoded by the coding sequence ATGATTAAATCTGCGGAGAAGCCCCTCGAGGCAGTACTCGAATTGTTGGGCCAACGCGGGGTATACACCATTCTGCGTTCGCTCCGAAGTGGCTCGTTGCGATTTGGTGCATTGCAGCAGGTAACAGCCCTGCCCCCGCGAACCCTATCGCTGCGGCTAAAGGAACTCGAAGAGCTGGACCTGATTAGCCGAACCGAGCACCACGAGGTGCCTCCACGGGTCGACTATGCCCTCACCGAGCGTGGTCGGGGCCTCGAGCCCGCTCTAGAGGCCCTAGCACAATGGCAGGATAAAGTCACCTGA
- a CDS encoding helix-turn-helix domain-containing protein produces MVRSITPETPEVDHSFCPVYEAINVLQEKWTLHIIRSLLDGPKGFNELSRAVGGCNPATLAQRVEKLEHLGIVSKTIHSTMPPRTSYALTEAGQALQAVIEAIDRWSRQYLPAPSTI; encoded by the coding sequence ATGGTCAGGTCCATTACCCCTGAAACCCCTGAAGTAGACCACAGCTTCTGTCCGGTCTATGAAGCCATTAATGTATTGCAGGAAAAGTGGACCCTACACATCATTCGCAGCTTGTTGGATGGCCCCAAAGGCTTCAACGAACTCTCCAGGGCAGTGGGCGGCTGTAATCCGGCCACCCTGGCCCAGCGGGTAGAAAAGCTCGAGCATCTCGGCATCGTTTCCAAAACCATTCACTCCACCATGCCCCCCCGCACCAGCTACGCCCTGACCGAGGCCGGACAAGCCCTGCAGGCTGTGATTGAAGCGATAGACCGCTGGAGCCGACAATACCTGCCTGCACCGTCTACCATATAG
- a CDS encoding ring-cleaving dioxygenase: MHKVRGIHHITAMAGHPQRNLEFYTGVLGLRLVKVTVNFDDPETYHFYYGDGLGQPGTILTFFPWQRALAGRAGVHQVAIISLAIPLESLGYWIHRLMEKGVGYEGPQHREVLGPHGLEEVRVLTLRDPDGIVVELVAASSVPAIQHWAGAPVPEECAVRGLFAAQMWVLQAEPSVRLLEGLGYRVLGQVDAITYLGPSEEEPSWGRIEVRETGQFMAAKGGVGTVHHVAFRVPDDETQQALREQLLRQGVRVTAVQDRQYFRSVYFREPGGVLFEIATDTPGFTHDESFEQLGTSLRLPAWLEPVRAQIMQKLPAIPYATPLPVQIPGQVSAASSEE, encoded by the coding sequence ATGCACAAGGTTCGTGGAATTCATCACATCACCGCGATGGCAGGCCACCCACAGCGCAACCTGGAGTTTTACACCGGCGTGCTGGGGTTGCGCCTGGTCAAGGTAACGGTTAACTTCGACGATCCCGAGACCTACCACTTCTACTATGGCGATGGGTTGGGCCAGCCCGGCACCATCCTGACCTTTTTCCCCTGGCAACGGGCCCTAGCCGGACGGGCCGGGGTGCATCAGGTGGCGATTATTAGCCTGGCGATTCCCCTGGAAAGCCTGGGTTACTGGATACACCGCCTGATGGAAAAGGGGGTTGGATACGAAGGCCCCCAGCACCGCGAAGTTCTCGGCCCCCACGGCTTGGAAGAAGTCAGGGTACTCACCCTCCGGGACCCCGATGGCATTGTGGTGGAACTCGTAGCGGCTTCGAGCGTGCCCGCCATTCAGCACTGGGCCGGAGCCCCGGTACCGGAGGAGTGTGCCGTCCGGGGCCTTTTTGCAGCGCAGATGTGGGTGCTGCAAGCTGAACCTTCGGTGCGGCTGCTCGAGGGGCTGGGGTACCGGGTGTTGGGTCAGGTGGATGCCATCACCTATCTGGGTCCGTCTGAGGAAGAACCCTCTTGGGGCCGTATCGAGGTGCGCGAAACCGGCCAGTTTATGGCCGCCAAAGGGGGTGTGGGCACGGTACATCATGTTGCCTTCCGCGTACCCGACGATGAAACCCAGCAAGCCCTGCGCGAGCAACTCCTGCGCCAGGGGGTTCGGGTGACGGCGGTGCAGGATCGCCAGTATTTTCGCTCGGTCTATTTCCGCGAGCCGGGAGGGGTGTTGTTTGAGATTGCTACCGATACCCCTGGCTTTACCCACGACGAGTCCTTTGAGCAGCTGGGTACCAGCCTGCGCCTGCCTGCCTGGCTCGAGCCCGTCCGGGCCCAAATTATGCAAAAGCTGCCGGCCATTCCCTATGCAACACCTCTACCGGTGCAAATCCCAGGGCAGGTTTCGGCAGCCTCGAGTGAAGAGTGA
- a CDS encoding SDR family oxidoreductase, giving the protein MKIAGSLCVISGASSGIGKATALELARRGARVVLVARRAQILEQLEGQIRAAGGLAWAFPANLSQPQEAMRLGEWVLCELGTPDTLIHSAGAGEWRFLDETPLEDLQRLMDTPYFAAAYLTRVFLPAMLQQNQGFILSVCSPASRLVWPGATGYVAARWALNGFTEALRADLYHTNLQVCAFFPGKISDSEYFTHNTDTEQRIPHIGRFIPEITSRQAALGIVRALEQNARMMFVPWQLQAFDLLARWFPRIAEHLAWTSGARRKGPQG; this is encoded by the coding sequence ATGAAGATTGCCGGCAGCCTGTGTGTAATCAGCGGGGCCAGCAGCGGGATTGGTAAAGCTACTGCCCTCGAGCTCGCAAGGCGCGGGGCCCGGGTGGTGCTCGTAGCCCGCCGGGCACAGATCCTGGAACAGCTCGAGGGGCAAATTCGCGCTGCTGGCGGACTGGCCTGGGCCTTTCCCGCCAACCTCAGCCAGCCCCAGGAGGCCATGCGCCTGGGCGAGTGGGTGCTCTGCGAGCTGGGTACGCCGGACACCCTGATTCACAGTGCCGGGGCCGGCGAGTGGCGCTTTCTAGACGAAACCCCCCTCGAAGACCTCCAGCGCCTGATGGACACCCCCTACTTTGCGGCGGCCTACCTGACGAGGGTCTTTCTGCCGGCCATGTTGCAGCAAAACCAGGGCTTTATTCTTTCGGTCTGTTCACCGGCCAGCCGGCTGGTCTGGCCGGGGGCTACCGGCTATGTCGCCGCCCGCTGGGCCCTGAACGGGTTCACCGAAGCCCTGCGTGCCGATCTTTACCATACCAATCTACAGGTGTGCGCTTTTTTTCCAGGCAAAATCAGCGACTCCGAGTATTTCACCCATAACACCGATACCGAGCAGCGCATACCCCACATCGGGCGATTCATACCCGAGATTACCTCCCGGCAAGCGGCACTGGGCATTGTGCGGGCCCTCGAGCAAAACGCCCGCATGATGTTTGTACCCTGGCAGTTGCAGGCCTTCGACCTGCTGGCCCGCTGGTTTCCCCGCATCGCCGAACACCTGGCCTGGACCAGCGGGGCCCGGCGCAAAGGGCCGCAGGGCTAA
- a CDS encoding metallophosphoesterase: MRILALSDQIHPFIYQERFPDNLPPFELVLVAGDLPGSYIEFVATKVRVPVVYVHGNHKEEYVQDYLGNLSPPGGAIKAHGRIVEVAGLRIAGWGGCPRYNNREIGQYNEAEAQSRFLSWYPVLMGRRLLKGHGVDILLTHAPPPGPHAGADFAHRGSTALGLFHRLYRPRIHVHGHIHLYEAQPKREYTSPEGVRVINAFEYTLIEL; this comes from the coding sequence ATGCGCATTCTAGCGCTCTCTGATCAGATTCACCCCTTCATCTACCAGGAGCGCTTTCCCGACAACCTGCCCCCTTTTGAACTGGTGCTGGTAGCCGGTGATTTACCGGGTAGCTATATCGAGTTCGTAGCGACCAAGGTTCGGGTACCGGTGGTGTATGTGCACGGCAATCACAAAGAGGAATATGTACAGGACTATCTGGGCAACCTGAGCCCGCCTGGCGGGGCCATCAAGGCCCACGGGCGCATTGTGGAGGTGGCGGGCCTTCGGATTGCGGGCTGGGGGGGCTGTCCCCGCTACAACAACCGCGAGATTGGGCAGTACAACGAAGCCGAAGCCCAGAGCCGCTTTTTGTCGTGGTATCCGGTACTGATGGGCCGCCGTTTATTGAAGGGGCACGGCGTGGACATCCTGCTCACCCATGCCCCACCTCCGGGCCCCCATGCCGGCGCGGACTTCGCCCACCGGGGCAGCACTGCGTTGGGGCTGTTCCACCGTCTGTATCGCCCTAGAATCCACGTTCACGGTCACATCCACCTCTACGAGGCCCAGCCCAAACGTGAGTACACCAGCCCCGAGGGGGTTCGGGTGATTAACGCCTTCGAGTACACTCTGATTGAGCTATGA
- a CDS encoding type I phosphomannose isomerase catalytic subunit, protein MVPSIFAVSLEAQPVPRVWGGTRIAERLGLQTNEPLGELWLAYDQNRIRSGPLAGRTLAEALPDLGPDFIGKVAHGKYGLELPLLIKFLDTAEWLSVQVHPDDAYAHTVEAASGFHGKTEAWYILEGEGEIVYGLREPMDRQDLARAARNGSLWDALRREWVVSEQVIPVPAGTIHALGPGLLLYEVQQRSDLTYRLYDYGRPRELHLEKGLDVAIRTPTPLPHPTPLPSHHKEILLVCEAFALERYHLRGRLTLRAPEESFLLLTLVVGGAEWLEGPLSWGDTLLIGAGQAIELTGQAQLLGAFVPCPDWLDWYPKSLRALP, encoded by the coding sequence ATGGTACCAAGCATTTTTGCCGTGAGCCTCGAGGCCCAGCCCGTGCCCAGGGTCTGGGGTGGGACGCGCATAGCCGAGAGGCTGGGCCTGCAAACCAACGAACCGCTAGGAGAACTATGGTTGGCTTACGACCAGAATCGCATTCGCTCAGGGCCGCTGGCAGGAAGAACCCTGGCCGAGGCCTTGCCTGATCTGGGCCCAGACTTCATCGGCAAGGTCGCCCATGGCAAGTATGGCCTCGAGCTGCCCCTGCTCATCAAATTTCTCGATACCGCCGAGTGGCTCTCGGTGCAGGTACACCCGGACGATGCCTATGCCCACACCGTAGAGGCGGCCAGTGGTTTTCACGGCAAGACCGAGGCCTGGTACATCCTCGAGGGCGAGGGCGAAATTGTCTATGGTCTGCGTGAGCCAATGGATCGCCAAGACCTGGCCAGGGCTGCCCGGAACGGTAGCCTTTGGGACGCGCTTCGGCGGGAGTGGGTGGTTTCCGAGCAGGTGATCCCCGTACCCGCAGGCACCATTCACGCCCTGGGGCCCGGCCTGTTGCTCTACGAGGTGCAGCAGCGTTCCGATCTGACCTATCGCCTCTACGACTATGGACGGCCGCGTGAGCTACACCTGGAAAAAGGGCTGGACGTCGCCATCCGTACCCCCACGCCGCTGCCCCACCCGACCCCTCTCCCTTCCCATCACAAGGAAATCTTGCTGGTCTGCGAGGCGTTTGCGCTCGAGCGCTACCACCTGCGCGGCAGGCTGACCCTGCGGGCACCTGAGGAGAGCTTTTTGCTTCTGACCCTGGTTGTGGGGGGTGCCGAGTGGCTCGAGGGGCCGCTCTCCTGGGGCGATACCCTGCTCATTGGGGCTGGCCAGGCTATCGAGCTCACAGGGCAGGCCCAGCTTTTGGGTGCATTTGTGCCTTGCCCGGACTGGCTGGACTGGTATCCAAAGTCGCTACGGGCGCTTCCATAA
- a CDS encoding thioredoxin family protein codes for MLQYDQLPLGSPLIDASLPDLSGQVVRLSAFTEPFLAVMFICNHCPYVKGSIEELVALAQKYQGKVAFVGINSNDYERYPEDAPEGMRLFAQAHRFNFPYLLDETQATAKAYKALRTPEIFVFDQNRKLRYHGRVNDTPKDPTTVTEHTLDLVLAALVQGQEPPVTEANAIGCTIKWKPGNEPTVRIG; via the coding sequence ATGCTTCAGTACGATCAGCTACCCCTTGGGAGTCCTCTAATTGATGCCTCCTTGCCCGACCTTTCGGGCCAGGTGGTCAGACTCTCGGCCTTTACCGAGCCGTTTCTGGCGGTAATGTTCATCTGCAACCACTGCCCTTACGTCAAGGGTTCTATAGAGGAGCTGGTGGCCCTGGCCCAGAAATACCAGGGGAAAGTGGCCTTTGTGGGCATCAATTCCAACGACTACGAGCGTTACCCCGAGGATGCTCCCGAAGGCATGCGCTTGTTTGCTCAGGCGCACCGCTTCAACTTCCCCTATCTGCTCGACGAAACCCAGGCCACTGCTAAAGCCTACAAAGCCCTGCGAACTCCCGAGATTTTCGTCTTCGACCAAAACCGCAAGTTACGCTACCACGGCCGGGTGAACGACACGCCCAAAGACCCCACCACCGTCACGGAACACACCCTCGATCTGGTGCTGGCGGCGCTGGTACAGGGCCAGGAACCGCCCGTTACCGAGGCCAACGCCATTGGCTGCACCATCAAGTGGAAGCCTGGCAACGAGCCCACGGTGCGCATCGGTTGA
- the ispG gene encoding flavodoxin-dependent (E)-4-hydroxy-3-methylbut-2-enyl-diphosphate synthase, whose product MVVNRRKTPTVWVGKVPKGGDHPVVVQSMTNTDTADIEATVGQVWALTRAGSEVVRMTVNNEEAAQAVPEIKQRLADLGVDVPLVGDFHFNGHILLRKYPKMALALDKYRINPGTVGKGKQQDPNFRTMCEVAVEYGKPVRIGVNWGSLDAGLLDEMMDANAARPEPKDAHQVTLETIVESAVRSYDWALKYGLTEDKIILSAKISNAPDLWWVYRELAKRTNAPLHLGLTEAGMGVSGIVTSTAGLVPLLAEGIGDTIRVSITPAPGEPRTKEVEVALEILQSIGVRQFTPSVASCPGCGRTTSTFFQELALQVSTRLNAQMPTWKTQYPGVENLKVAVMGCVVNGPGESKHADIGISLPGTGEAPRAPVYIDGQLATTLKGDHIAEEFMGMVEEYIQKRYGKQPA is encoded by the coding sequence ATGGTAGTTAACCGCCGCAAGACACCCACCGTCTGGGTGGGTAAGGTGCCCAAAGGGGGCGACCATCCGGTCGTGGTGCAATCCATGACCAATACCGACACCGCCGACATCGAGGCCACCGTGGGCCAGGTCTGGGCGCTCACCAGAGCTGGCTCCGAGGTCGTGCGCATGACCGTTAATAACGAAGAAGCCGCGCAGGCCGTGCCGGAAATCAAGCAACGCCTGGCCGACCTGGGGGTAGACGTGCCGCTGGTAGGGGATTTTCACTTCAATGGCCACATCCTGCTGCGCAAATACCCCAAAATGGCGCTGGCCCTGGACAAGTACCGCATTAACCCCGGCACGGTAGGCAAGGGTAAGCAACAAGACCCCAACTTCCGCACCATGTGCGAGGTAGCGGTGGAGTATGGCAAGCCAGTTCGCATTGGGGTGAACTGGGGCTCGCTGGATGCCGGGCTGCTGGACGAGATGATGGACGCTAACGCCGCCCGGCCCGAACCCAAGGATGCCCACCAGGTTACGCTCGAGACTATTGTGGAGTCGGCGGTGCGTAGCTACGACTGGGCCCTCAAGTACGGCCTGACCGAAGACAAGATCATCCTCTCGGCCAAGATTTCCAACGCGCCCGACCTGTGGTGGGTCTACCGCGAGCTGGCCAAACGCACCAATGCCCCCCTGCACCTGGGGCTGACCGAAGCCGGGATGGGCGTGAGCGGGATTGTGACCAGTACGGCTGGCCTGGTGCCCCTGCTGGCCGAAGGCATTGGCGATACCATCCGGGTCTCCATTACCCCGGCTCCCGGTGAGCCCCGCACCAAAGAGGTGGAGGTGGCCCTGGAAATTCTGCAGTCCATCGGGGTGCGCCAGTTCACCCCCAGCGTGGCCAGTTGCCCCGGCTGTGGACGCACCACCAGCACTTTTTTCCAGGAGCTGGCCCTGCAAGTTTCTACCCGCCTGAACGCCCAGATGCCGACCTGGAAAACCCAGTACCCCGGGGTTGAAAACCTTAAGGTGGCCGTGATGGGGTGTGTGGTCAACGGCCCCGGCGAGTCCAAGCACGCCGACATCGGAATTTCCCTGCCCGGCACCGGCGAGGCGCCCCGGGCTCCGGTGTACATCGACGGCCAGCTTGCCACCACCCTCAAGGGCGACCACATCGCCGAGGAGTTTATGGGCATGGTGGAAGAGTATATCCAAAAGCGCTATGGCAAGCAGCCGGCCTAG
- a CDS encoding redoxin domain-containing protein has protein sequence MAIQVGDRLPDVTVFNTAAEAVSLAQLPQGKPLVLLFFPAAHTRVCEKELCTFRDGLAEYNQLGAEVYGLSVDTPWTLGAYARSLGLAFPLLSDHNREATRAFGLEISLRGLPGFSQRAAYVVDALGRIAWAWVAEVPAQEPPYEEVAAAVRGLSG, from the coding sequence ATGGCAATTCAAGTAGGAGACCGCCTGCCCGATGTAACCGTGTTCAACACGGCTGCTGAAGCCGTATCGCTCGCCCAACTGCCGCAAGGAAAGCCGTTGGTGTTACTTTTTTTTCCTGCCGCCCACACCCGCGTTTGCGAAAAGGAGCTGTGCACCTTCCGCGACGGGCTGGCCGAGTACAACCAACTCGGAGCCGAGGTCTACGGCCTGAGCGTGGATACCCCCTGGACGCTGGGGGCCTATGCCCGGTCGCTGGGTCTGGCCTTTCCCTTGCTCTCCGACCACAACCGGGAGGCCACCAGGGCTTTTGGCCTCGAGATCAGCCTGCGCGGCCTGCCCGGCTTTTCGCAACGGGCTGCCTATGTGGTGGATGCTTTGGGCCGCATTGCCTGGGCCTGGGTGGCGGAGGTGCCCGCTCAGGAACCACCCTACGAAGAGGTGGCCGCTGCGGTGAGGGGGCTGTCTGGGTGA
- a CDS encoding DUF1517 domain-containing protein, producing MRFTGVWILLLLWTLAPLPTGTTWTHTSWPGWNVALAQRSGGGVGGRGGFSTPRPAPSIPRVNPSPSPSLPLPTPRSYPTYPTYPRDYYPPSYPSYPSTRPPIYINPGTGYGFDLVALLFIGGILLVSFSMIRGLQRAGSGIGGGGEPESTVARLRLATLFNPELQANLRHMAQAADTENVRGLADLMDNAAVLLLREQAGWRFGMYEVWQGSLQKAEGQFDAWMTETRSEFLETYRHFEGKEVVQAGYQPKAEPDGRYILVTLLLAVSGSLPPVPTPLRREGARQALMALASSSPTNTLAAYVAWTPEAEGEALTEQDLLLGWPKLELL from the coding sequence ATGAGATTTACTGGGGTTTGGATACTGCTCTTGCTCTGGACTCTGGCCCCCCTGCCAACCGGAACCACATGGACACATACCTCCTGGCCAGGTTGGAATGTAGCCCTGGCCCAGCGGAGCGGCGGTGGCGTTGGGGGCCGAGGTGGATTCTCTACACCCAGGCCCGCGCCCTCGATTCCCAGGGTTAACCCCTCCCCCTCCCCTTCCCTACCGCTGCCAACCCCAAGGAGCTATCCCACCTACCCCACCTACCCCCGCGACTACTATCCCCCCAGTTACCCCAGCTACCCCAGTACCCGCCCGCCCATCTACATCAACCCGGGCACCGGCTATGGCTTCGACCTGGTGGCCCTGCTCTTCATTGGGGGTATCCTTCTGGTGAGCTTTTCCATGATTCGCGGCTTGCAGCGAGCCGGAAGCGGCATTGGTGGGGGTGGCGAACCCGAAAGCACGGTGGCCCGGCTTCGGCTGGCCACCCTGTTTAACCCCGAGTTACAAGCCAATCTGCGCCACATGGCCCAGGCTGCCGATACCGAGAACGTGCGCGGGCTGGCCGACCTTATGGACAACGCCGCTGTGCTGTTGCTGCGCGAGCAGGCCGGGTGGCGATTTGGCATGTATGAGGTATGGCAAGGCAGCCTTCAGAAAGCTGAGGGGCAGTTTGATGCCTGGATGACCGAGACCCGTTCGGAGTTTTTGGAAACCTACCGGCACTTTGAAGGCAAGGAGGTCGTGCAGGCTGGATACCAGCCCAAAGCCGAGCCCGATGGCCGCTATATCCTGGTGACGCTGCTACTGGCCGTAAGCGGCAGCCTACCCCCCGTTCCCACCCCGCTCAGGCGCGAGGGTGCCCGCCAGGCCCTGATGGCCCTGGCCTCCTCGAGCCCCACCAACACCCTGGCCGCTTATGTAGCCTGGACCCCCGAGGCCGAAGGCGAAGCCCTCACCGAGCAGGACTTGCTACTGGGGTGGCCCAAGCTCGAGCTGCTGTGA
- the lon gene encoding endopeptidase La, with product MPIDAGRPISIRAIDAALAQERVILIVSQRDKEVEEPGAEDLYEVGTACNVLRMRKNADGSVQMLVQAFARVRVQQYRKADGYLQASVVRLPEVEGKDTEVRALFREVKERFENLLREGKYLSPEVAQFVLNLEDPSQLADYIAFHLEFKLEDKQQILATPSVVDRLKRVAILLDAELDLMETQRRIQQQVKEEIDKNQREFYLREQMKAIQRELHGEEGEVEVEEFREKIAALKLPQNVLSEVERELSRFARMHPDSAEASVVRTYLDWITNLPWNTRTEDQIDLKEAQRILEEDHYGLEKVKDRVLEYLAVRKLKLERQKNGEIPLEEVSKGPILLFVGPPGVGKTSIAKSIAKSLGRKYHRISLGGARDESDIRGHRRTYIGAMPGRIIQGMRQAGSKNPVILLDEVDKLGVSYQGDPAAALLELLDPAQNKEFTDHYLGVPFDMSEVLFICTANFPQNIPGPLFDRMELIEFTSYIEQEKLEIAKRYLLPRQLEENGLKENQVVITEAALMRLITHYTREAGVRNLEREIGTLLRKAARTILESGRKRVRITDSDLEKYLGPARYQPESEARTPQVGVATGMFYTPVGGDIMFIEVSVMPGKGNLILTGQLGEVMKESARAALSYAKKNASRFGIPLEKFDNSDVHIHVPAGAVPKEGPSAGIAITSALVSALAETPVRNDVAMTGEITLTGRVLPIGGVKEKVLGARRAGIREVILPKQNQPDLSDIPAYLRQNLKFHFAESLDEVLDWTLVGGLAALERKAIAPTPKKARRSKVQPAARA from the coding sequence ATGCCGATTGATGCAGGCCGACCCATCTCGATTCGCGCGATTGATGCGGCTCTGGCCCAGGAGCGGGTTATCCTGATTGTGAGCCAGCGTGACAAAGAAGTTGAAGAACCCGGTGCCGAAGACCTGTATGAGGTGGGCACGGCTTGTAACGTACTGCGCATGCGCAAAAACGCTGACGGCTCGGTGCAGATGCTCGTACAGGCATTTGCCCGGGTGCGGGTTCAGCAGTACCGCAAGGCAGATGGATATCTGCAAGCCAGCGTGGTGCGGTTGCCCGAGGTCGAGGGTAAGGACACCGAGGTGCGGGCGCTATTCCGCGAAGTTAAGGAGCGCTTTGAAAACCTCCTAAGGGAGGGAAAGTATCTCTCGCCAGAGGTGGCCCAGTTTGTGTTGAACCTCGAGGATCCCTCGCAACTGGCCGACTACATTGCCTTTCACCTCGAGTTCAAGCTGGAAGACAAGCAGCAAATACTGGCGACCCCCTCGGTAGTGGACCGCCTCAAGCGCGTTGCCATTTTGCTCGATGCAGAGCTGGATTTGATGGAGACCCAGCGCCGAATCCAGCAACAGGTCAAAGAAGAAATTGACAAAAATCAGCGCGAGTTCTACCTGCGTGAGCAGATGAAGGCCATTCAGCGGGAGCTGCACGGTGAAGAGGGCGAGGTGGAGGTTGAGGAGTTTCGCGAAAAGATTGCGGCGCTCAAGCTACCTCAGAATGTGCTGTCCGAGGTGGAGCGCGAACTCTCGCGTTTTGCCCGGATGCACCCCGACTCCGCCGAAGCCAGTGTGGTGCGCACCTATCTGGACTGGATTACCAACCTCCCCTGGAATACCCGCACCGAAGATCAGATTGACCTCAAGGAGGCCCAAAGGATTTTGGAAGAAGACCACTATGGCCTGGAAAAGGTCAAGGATCGTGTGCTGGAATACCTGGCGGTGCGCAAGCTGAAGCTGGAGCGCCAGAAAAATGGAGAGATTCCCCTGGAGGAGGTCTCCAAAGGGCCCATTCTGCTCTTTGTGGGGCCGCCGGGGGTAGGCAAGACCTCTATTGCCAAGTCCATCGCCAAGAGCCTGGGGCGCAAATACCACCGGATCTCGCTGGGGGGTGCCCGCGACGAGTCCGATATTCGCGGACACCGCCGCACCTACATTGGGGCCATGCCGGGCCGCATCATTCAGGGGATGCGCCAGGCCGGTAGCAAGAACCCGGTGATTCTGCTGGATGAGGTAGACAAACTCGGGGTTTCTTACCAGGGCGATCCCGCTGCAGCCCTGCTCGAGCTGCTCGACCCAGCGCAGAACAAGGAGTTCACCGACCACTACCTGGGGGTGCCCTTTGACATGAGCGAGGTGCTCTTTATCTGCACGGCCAATTTTCCCCAGAACATTCCGGGGCCCCTCTTCGACCGCATGGAGTTGATCGAGTTTACCAGCTATATCGAGCAGGAGAAGCTCGAGATTGCCAAGCGCTACCTGCTGCCCCGCCAACTCGAAGAAAATGGCCTCAAGGAGAATCAGGTGGTGATTACCGAAGCCGCCTTGATGCGACTGATCACCCACTACACCCGCGAGGCGGGGGTACGCAACCTCGAGCGCGAAATAGGCACCTTGTTGCGCAAAGCAGCCCGCACCATTTTGGAGAGTGGGAGAAAACGGGTGCGCATAACCGATTCCGACCTGGAAAAATACCTGGGCCCGGCCCGCTACCAGCCCGAATCGGAGGCCAGAACCCCCCAGGTGGGGGTGGCTACGGGGATGTTCTATACCCCGGTAGGTGGCGACATCATGTTTATCGAGGTCTCGGTGATGCCAGGCAAAGGCAACCTTATTCTGACCGGGCAGCTTGGTGAGGTCATGAAGGAGTCGGCTCGGGCGGCCCTTTCCTACGCCAAGAAAAACGCCAGCCGCTTTGGTATTCCGCTCGAGAAATTCGATAACTCGGATGTGCACATCCACGTTCCGGCGGGCGCTGTACCCAAAGAAGGCCCCTCGGCGGGCATTGCCATTACCTCGGCGCTGGTCTCGGCCCTGGCCGAAACTCCTGTGCGCAACGACGTAGCCATGACCGGAGAGATTACCCTCACCGGGCGGGTACTGCCCATTGGAGGGGTCAAAGAAAAGGTGTTGGGCGCACGGCGGGCCGGAATCCGGGAGGTAATCCTACCCAAGCAAAACCAGCCCGACCTCTCGGATATCCCTGCTTACTTACGCCAGAACCTCAAGTTCCACTTTGCCGAATCGCTGGACGAGGTGCTCGACTGGACGCTCGTAGGCGGCCTGGCTGCCCTCGAGCGCAAAGCCATTGCCCCCACGCCCAAAAAGGCCCGCCGGAGTAAGGTGCAACCTGCGGCCAGGGCCTAG
- the mscL gene encoding large conductance mechanosensitive channel protein MscL, producing the protein MLEGFKKFIMRGNVLDLAVGVIIGGAFGAIINSLVADIINPLIGMIFGAPDFSAIKLGALNIGKFLNAVVSFLMIAFALYFFVVTPMNKLQEMSKKNAPEPAPAAPPEDIVLLREIRDALKK; encoded by the coding sequence ATGCTGGAAGGATTCAAGAAATTCATCATGCGTGGAAACGTGCTCGATCTGGCGGTAGGTGTAATTATTGGGGGCGCTTTTGGGGCGATTATTAACTCGCTGGTAGCCGATATTATTAACCCCTTGATCGGCATGATTTTTGGCGCACCGGATTTCTCGGCCATCAAGCTCGGAGCGCTGAATATCGGCAAGTTTCTCAACGCTGTGGTGAGCTTTCTAATGATCGCCTTTGCCCTGTACTTTTTTGTGGTCACGCCCATGAACAAGCTGCAAGAAATGTCTAAGAAGAATGCGCCCGAGCCCGCACCGGCGGCCCCACCCGAAGACATTGTATTGCTGCGGGAAATCCGCGATGCGTTGAAGAAATAA